The genomic stretch CAATCGAATTAAGTAATGAACTGTATTTCGTTCACCATTTAATCGAATTAAGTAATAGAAATCTAGAACAATGGAAATTATAATGGATAGTTAGTAGTATGATTTGAAACTTTCTTGAATTCTGAAAGTAACTTGAATGTCATCACATGTATATTTAAATTCTTAGCTCGAATACATTACCTTGGTATACATTGAGTATGCCATTGCTCTCTCCCTCTTAATTGCTCCTTCTTGCCTCATTTGAAGTTTTGCTTTAACTTCCTCTGCTGTTCCTGGAATGTCGCACCAGCCGTCCTGATAGCAACAAGAAGGAAAATTTTCATAAATTTGAACATCTCAATATCAACTTGAATTGGAATCAAACATacaagaacaaaagtgatccgTGAAAGATGTTAGTTTTTGAAAGAAATTTACATCAATTAGAACAAATTGATGTCTAAGAAAACTATAAGTTTAtatcaatttcaaaaaagaGAGACTACAATGACATTTAAGATCACTGCAGGACTAACTTGAGTGTTATGTATATATCATTGGACGACATGAGTATTTTTCTCCATTAGAGAATCTTTTTTGAGGGGAGGAATTTAAAAAGCTTTTACAATACCTCAGCCTCCTTAATAGGATCAGCTTGGTTGCGGTACTGATCTAATAGTGTCTGCACGGCTTTCCCTTCTGGAGAGTTCCTCACATTCCTAGCACGGACGCGAGCTTGAACTCGAACAAGAGCCTGCATGCACCTTAGAGTAACAGCAGCTTGCTTCCTCACTAGCCTTCCGCGAAATATAGCCTGCAGCCTCACCACTGCCCTCAACGCCCTCAAAGCTCGTCTTGCCTGCAACATTCATCACATAATTAAGGaaaaaaactcaaaataaacaagtaagagaaatacaaatacaataacATGGAACACAAGTTTAACATACTAACACAAGGATCAAGTTTGCAACTATGACTACCTCTCTCTGGTCAAATCGAACCCCACCAACATTGTCCTCAAGCATTCCTTAGGAAACTAGAAAAAATTGTGGCTTGATGTTTTATCCATGGACTAAACTTCAATAGGTCAAAGACTTACCATGGTTAAACTCATTCAAAATTAGGATCTAGTTACTAATTCTTCTGCAAAAGATCATGCTGTGATCTTAGGAATCCTGATCCTTACCTGACCCGGAATTTTAGTAATTTAACATCAACTAACTATTGCATGTTAAAGATACTAGAATTAGAAGTTGAGAGTTTTGATTAAAGGGAAAAAAAGTTCAAACTTTCAATGCATTGATGGATTGGAAGATTTTGCCTTTTTTACCCACAAGTGTCCTAAGGCTACAGTCTAAATAGATGTGAGGCCAAATCAATGATTTCCATATTAAACAAATCAAGATTAAACACAcataataactaaataaataaaaattcccTCGAAGAACAAGGAGCATCAGGATCACCATCATACAAAAAGTTTGAAATTGATCAAAAACATCAAAGTGTGTGGACACGGTGACTTACCAAGAAGCCTCGAAAAATGGCTTGAATGCGTATAGCAGCCCATTCCTGCTTGATCACCATGAAATTTTTGTGGGGTGCTCTCACCACTGTTGCCACCGCGGCATTAAAAGCAACTTCATCATCCACCAAAGAAGAAAAGGCCTTGTGAGAACCATCACCCTTCTTCGTCGAGGATCCAAAACCAAACCCTTCTGAAGAACTTCTCCATAGCTTCCATTTCTTCTTGCTCttatcaccaccaccaccacccctCTCCTGTaagaaaatgataaataagAATCACAAAAGCATAACCAAACACACACAAAGAAGAAGATTGTGATGAAGTTACAAACTTGATCGCTGGTGGAGGGCTTTCTGTGAGATATGAGTGATTTAAACCATTTTCCTGAGCCACccatttgagaaaaaaaaaacttgagaGCAAAGGACAAAGATCAGATTTTTATTGATGGGGTTGTGAAAAATGTGAAGAATGCAAAATGTTGTTGAGTTTGGTTGGTTTAATTAAGACTTAAGAGTGAAGAGGAGATGagaagaatgaaagagaagtttttttgaaatttgaaatgtGTGCGAAAAAGTGtccaaaagaaacaaaaacagaaCATAACGGATACGAggacttttctttttgttttctctgtCTTACACTCTTACGTGTACCGCTATGAGTTGACCTTTTCATGAATGCGACCTCTGAATGGTGAAAACGGTGCCGTATAATGCGAATATCTCGTACAAATATTCTCAGTTCAATGGGCTTCAAATTCCAAACTCAAAATCGAAAAACTCATCTCATAATTATCAAACACAAATGTTAAACAAATGTTAAACGGTCCAGTTGTATACTAATTAAGAAATGAGAAGcatcaaataatttaatatatttaattaaattattatttgaccttttttaattattaattttatataaacatcTGCATATAAATATTTACTTTATTAAGTAATCGATAATTTCTTTCATTCATCTTATATTTgagttaaaattattttattttattttattttaactaaaaatactGACGTTCTAGCATTTTTAACAATAAACTCAATTAAGGTATTGAGTCATTACTTATTACAAGAGagtctaattaaaaaaaaaataatagctAACCTTaactaacattttttaaaaacttttttttattcttataatcCAATTAGCTAGTTAATAAAAAGAGTAAACTAATATTTCTATCCACGAAAATTGAAAACGCTGAAATATCTacttataaaaaaagaaaattactatTTGTACCCATGAAATATGGATTCCATTCAACAAAATTATCTAAACACTAAAAAGTCACATAAAAACCCCAAATTATCCTTATCATCATCCACATCATCTTTTTCCTCCCCACTAACCACTCCATCATCTTCATCTGCTCATCATCttaccaccaccatcactaatTCCATCCGCTGTTGTTCTTCTTCCGCCGTGGTCGCTCCTCCTTTTCTCCTTTTCTGTCTCGTTCTCGCCGACAAGGGGACCTTTTACACCAGTCCCTACTTCACTGTCGCCAGCAACCCTAGAGCAGCAGTGTCCTCCCTCTCCTCTCTTCACCTAACGTGGCTACCTTTTCTTCATCACTAAACCAATGTCGCCAACGGGCCACCGTGCCAGCCGCCACCACCGCAGTCCCTTTGTGAACCAAAACCGCGGCAagctctctttctctctctctctttctgtCTCTTCGCCCTCTATTTTAAACCCCCGAACTCTAATTCacttctccttctcctcttcttcctttttttctttcctcttcaaGAATCAGAGACCTCCGAACCACCATCACAGCCATGCCATCATCGTCGTTCGCACTTCCAGCCGCCAGAACTGCCACAAACTACCGTCGTCTCCACCATGTGCGACGAATCCGAGCCACCCTCACCGTCCCTGTCGTTCTTTCTCTAGGTTCAAACCACTGCTAGCGAGCCACTTACCAGTCTTACACCTCTTCCACCAAACCCTAACTCAACTCTCactctctcttctactccaaTGAGCTGCCGACCACGTCACTATTATCATCAGCTTCTCAGTCGCTGAACCTTTAGAGTAATTACTGTAGTTAACGTCTCTTTTGCCGAAATAGAACAAGCTCATCACTGCCTCTCAGAATTTGGCTCAGGTGAAGGTTGTTCAATTCGTTCAATTCCCCACATGATTTGTTTGAGTTTGGCAATTGATTTGTTGCAGAGACGTTAGGTGGTAACACTCTATTTTGAGTTGAATAAAAAGTTGAAAACGATGATGATAAAGATAATTTAGAATGTTTATGtgattttttagtatttaaataattttattgtataaaactcatattttatagatacaaataataattttcGTTTTTTATAGATAAATATATCAGTGTTTCTAACTTTAtttggataataataataatttactctgataaaaaaaaacaacaacaaacaTCAGCTAATAAATAGGCAAATCTAATGTAGTTTGCactttttaaaatgtttcaaCAATCTACTCCCATCCATACAAGTCCCAATTCTGATGTCAAAAGACACCTTGCGATTGAGGAATGGTGATGGACGTGCCATCATATACAATGACAATGTGGATGATGACGATGAGATCTTCGCTCCTCCACTTCGATCAAACTCAAAATATCAGCATCTTTATCATTGAAAAAGACACCTAAGAATTGATGAACGCGCATATGAATTTGTGAACATAATCgaaagatttttatttttgatttggATTCAGTTCTTGATCTCTATAATCatttattatttctaattttaacgTGTAATGCTTTaacatttttcaataaaaatctactaaattCTTATTGAGGTTGAATAACAATTCTCTTATGAGTAAGAGTcgtaattttagtatatatagagcctaaaatcttattttactctatttatattagactatTAAGACTCCAACGAATAAGTAATAttgacttatttttttatttaaaatttaaaagttaaaacaactaagcagaaaaaaaaaaagtcctAAGAAATTTAAAAGGGGTGATAATCATATCTCTAACTTTAAGTACCAAACAATTTATACATTCGACATTAGAATTATTAATAGGAATAAAAGTTTTCAGATAATTTATTTTACAAATCACATTTCTTTACCACAAATTTTAGACTAAAAAAATCTTCTCCATAtaacaaataatttttcttaaaaaatattgtaaCTCTCTATTATTCCAAATAGTTTCATTGCCAAATTGAATAATTTCTATTTCAATGTCTGTTAATACAAAACTAATTCGATccctaattttttattatttaaatcaataccAATATTACTTTATATAagtcaaaatataaaatagataatGAGACTTGCGAAACCCAATCAGGCATTGGGCATTGAGGCCGATTCCAGACCTGGTGCACAGATAGAGGAAGAAGAAACCAAGAGTGAGAGAGAGGAGAAAGAAGGGATGGAGAGAAAAGGGAACATAGATATGAGTGTGAATAGCAACAAtcatagtttaaaaaaaataatgttaacAAAAAAGAGAAGAGTTAGCTAAGTCAAAAGttaattttctataattttactTCGAAATATTAACAAAACAAGGACAAttgactaattaaaaattaaataactattatctaaaatgaatataaaaacataattcattcatGCACCCTAAGATTCCCATTGTTAAAAGATTGGACTATTCTGTTAGCAGGATGAGTAAGAAACATTAGTCAGGTTCTCCATCTAATCTGATTACCAGCTTTGACAATGGGAGATGCCAAAGTCAGTGCATCTAATCTATTAATCACCTTCAAACACGTAGCTAATAATTGAAGTTATGTAATTGTTCTACAATTCTAGTCTAAACTCCTATTAACGACGGATCACTAAATtggtaattaaataaataattcaatgCATGCTTTCATATATAGACAATTGTAGAGTTGAATGGGACTCCTGAAAGCCATAATGATGGGTCTAATTTAATTTGGTGTAAGACAACTCATACCTTGTGAATGTaaaaattttctttattaaGTAAAATTCCCATGAATTAGGCACTAACAAGGGAAAATTACTATTTAGCATGTGAAAAAGaagattaaaaataatattgtgTCTAGAATCATTGGCAGCACAATGAGAATTTGCCAATTTGGTCAATTCAGCTCATGACTATGAAGGGGGGTTTTATGTCATTATTGAACCAAGCAAAATGTTGATccactttttaaaaaaaaaggtttcTTTTTGGTTTGTCTTTTGGAAACATGAGCCAAATCTTGACTTTGATATGCTGAGTGAATTGAATGCAAATAAGTCACATGTAACAGAGGCAGATGCAGGGTTCCAAGTTCCTTGTTGGTCTATGTTATTCGAATGTAGAATGTGAGACCAATTATGCGCATCACTGACGCAATCCCTAACTGCATGCGTGCTTAATGGCTACAATACTTACCTTCATCACAAAGAAAAGAATGGATAACTCCATTATTCTACTAAAAGGTGAATTATAGGGTATAGTTGTAaatttatagttttttttatgGAATGAGATAGTACTTGAGAAATTAGAGCCTATACTTCGAATAAtaataggtttaattactctattggtttctataatttcacaaaatttttaattaggtccatatactttttttttttttaattgagtccttgcaccaaaatttattttttaattgggtcactacacttttttttttctttttatttaggTTTCTAtaccaattattttttttaattgggtcctaTAAAATTAAGTCAATTAATACTAATgactatattttttttgtgtccACGATATTTTTCAACTCAATAACTAATGACTATTCTATCGCGTATCTGAAGTTTATTTAAAGGTCTGTCGCTGGCTAATGAATTGCTGCCTACATAAGATAGAATTCAAATCTCTGACACTTACTTAAACATGCTAAGACGAGTGAAATGGCCACACAAATAACTCAAATTAATTGGATGAATTCAATTTAATCGATTTTAGTATTTAACACATAATCTTGTAAAAATCGATTAAATTCATTCTTATTTAGATTGGATATCAAGTTTCATcttacaaattaattttaaacgAATTAGATAAGTTTAAATCTGAGTTAAAAAAAAGGTTGAACTTCATGCGAAACTCacctaattaaattttaattagtttaataccttttttatttaaatccaAACCAAGTAAAGAACCTCTTAGAGTTCTCTATTTGGTTAAGAATTGCATAAACAAAAGATATCTGTAAATATTTATGTATTATtgtatttgtttatttaaaaatttttaagaaatagtaaatatattttttcactAATTTGCATGTGccataatataaattttttgcatagtcaattaattaaatttaaactttGAAATGGCTATGCAAGTaatgagaaagaaaataaaataaattatatttacttaaaaaaaaggATATTATCAACCCCTTTCATTAATTTATGCACCTATTTAAAACTAACCATTTATTTGGATTTGAATGGAGTACTTTGAGGCACAAAGTAGAAAAACCAAAGGAAAAGTAATGAGAGGAAAGTAATTtacatatattaaattattaattggCTTACAAGTATGGAAGATTAACCCACCTCCTACAATACAATTTGGGGAGAAGGGGAAAAATGATACAGTAGAAGCCGAATGACCAAAAGAACTGGCCAAGaaaaaaccaaataaaaaaatcttggaccatcaaaataaaaataaataaataaaggaaaaaataaaTCTTGTGTGGTTAGATCCTTTGTGCTGTATAAGATTTATGATCCTATTTTTCTGTACTAAATCTTATGGTCCAAATTAGAAGATGGTTATTGATCACATTATGCCTCAAAAATGATGAATCACATAATGTGAAACCCTAACATATATAGGAATTAGGAACTAATTTTTTGGTTTCTTACGGTATTTCCCAACCCGGCAAGTTAAAAGACTAATCCGTCGCGGATCGAAATTAatttgtgggagtagcatttaCCCTTGGGCTTGGAAGACCCATTTGTGCAAGTCTAGGGGATAGATGAACTTTTGGACTTGGTCTTGGAGATGGAATTGGAACTTTAAGGTCAAACTTTCCATGGTTGACTCTTGGTGAAAAATTGAGTTGTTCAAGTGCCCTAACTTGGAGATTAGGAGGGTATTCTCTGACACAACCAATTCTAGGACCAACTCCTGTGGTCCATTTATTACCCAATAAATTCTTGCTATCTttgggttttgaatcttcaaCATTGGTACCAAAATGACCCACATTTTCTTGATTATTACAATTATTGTTGCCATTGGATGAGTCATCACTTGAATCAACATTTCCTTCTTTGGACTTAAATTGAGGTGTAGAAGGTGGGACATCATCATCAATTGCATATTTCTACAAAAACCCATCAAATTAACATTAAAAGGTTATGTTTAATTAAATTCAACAATATTGTGCTTGGTGACCTCAAATCAAAAGACTAAAATGAAAGTATGAAACCAATGTCTAAATACAAACAAAGGGATTTGTCTCAATAATGTGATTTATTATTCAATATTCACCTTTACATTTGTCATGTCCACGTTATGTTCCATCAAGAATCCTATGAATTCCTTGAAATTCTTCTCTGTAGGGCGGTAATGACCACTATAGGGCCAAATAGCCTGCATAAATATATAAGAATTATCATCAATTATACTTTTATATCATCATAAcatttatcaaaaaaattacaGTTAATTTAAATGTATATCATACATGGAGAACTCCATTGTGGACAACCATTCTTCCAGATGCAATTGTTGCACCACCAGCTAGAAAACTTGAATGCTGAAATTGACCCTTTTTCTTCTCACCAACATACAAAATTCTTGATGAACTAAGAACAAAAATCCACTTTGATCCCTCAGCAGTGTGAACAAGATCTTGGCTTTTTCTATAAATAAGCTTCCCTCTATTCAGAGTTACTTCATATGCCTCCCTCTCTTTCTGCAATTATAAAGAAATGAATTTAGCTAACATGTGCTTgatgttaaaattattattagtaaaatttttaaatattttattttaataaataaataagaaattcattaaaaacttaaatattaTTTGTTGTTAATAGAAAAATTCATTAGTAATCTTAACATACATTTTAAAAGGATACCTTCATTAAATCCTTAAAAATTActactaaaatttaaaaagaatttatttgCTACTAAAATGCATAACAAAATCATTTGTCTCCTTGAAGCACTCAATACAAATTAAATGTCATCATGTTGTTATTAATTAGTTACTCTAAGGTTTTTGTACCTAAATTAATTGAATAGTCAACAAAGCTAGTCTTCTGACTCTTTTCCCAAGCACCAAATAGCACTCTAGAATTGACCAAGCATTGCTTAGTCAACGTACGCACTCACCTTcatcaatataaaaaatgacATAATAATACTTAATTGCTTTGATTTGATAAATTACACACAATTTCATGAGGTCAAAATAAGTGATGAATAACTTACTGGTCCAAGGTACTTTATGCATTGCTTATGTAGTTTGCTTCTTGGGCACTCCTCAACATTTACTTCTTTTCCATCTCCAATATCCAACCTTCATTTCACCAATATACAATTAtgaaattacaaaattaattaacttatcacataataataataataataataataataataataataataataataatttaccAGTAGAAAAACGGTTGTGAACTCTGGCTGTGAAACCAGATGTCATAGTATAAGTGTAAGTTGTGGCCATAACGATGACGAGGATCAATCTGAAAAAACAATATCAACATCATATTAATGAGacaaaatagttaaaaaataaataaattacctttttattttataattttattaaatttgtaattaaattttacattatttttaattttataattaatttttttaatataaaaaataaaataactgaatatttatctataaattaaaaatatctatctttaaaaatttagttagaTATTTGattacatattttaaaaaaaatatattttattaattttaatgtttttaacataaaaatatctaattataaaattaaaaagtagtataaaaatttaattataaatttaataaaattataacgaatcaataaaataattaaatcttaaaaaaaatatttttttaatagttttcaCTTAATAAAATATACTTGTTTTAATTTGTAGTCAAATCTTAATGCTTAAGCTAATAAGTAATAAGCATTGACCAATACCAAAATATAGTAATATAGTACATATGGTAAAGTGAATTAAAAAGTCATATATAAGTCAAAGTTTGGACGTATGAGCTTACAGCTTCAAGCCAGTGCCTTAGAGCCAATTTTTGCGCCTTATCATCTTTGCATAAACCCTTTCCCACCTACCAAAAATGGAgcataaatttatattattgatAACTACATTAGCCAAAGAGAAATTATGTCGGAAGAGAATGAAAACTTTGAATTCTTTTCTGTGGTCCCAGTCAAATATATAAT from Arachis stenosperma cultivar V10309 chromosome 9, arast.V10309.gnm1.PFL2, whole genome shotgun sequence encodes the following:
- the LOC130951064 gene encoding IQ domain-containing protein IQM1-like encodes the protein MEMVTLRPMERTMSFKKGRNFDEFYEPQRNDLDEDEVVNSEESTTCLKRRKIGNLKLQTTFSFKYLLLPSENHCDDSKNENRVGGGGGGIIVNNNEQKPTIVVPKSEFWFSSPKPIRELDVAAIKLQKVYKSYRTRRNLADCAVICEELWWKALDFAALNRCSISHFDSDKSETAVSKWARARTMAAKVGKGLCKDDKAQKLALRHWLEAIDPRHRYGHNLHLYYDIWFHSQSSQPFFYWLDIGDGKEVNVEECPRSKLHKQCIKYLGPKEREAYEVTLNRGKLIYRKSQDLVHTAEGSKWIFVLSSSRILYVGEKKKGQFQHSSFLAGGATIASGRMVVHNGVLHAIWPYSGHYRPTEKNFKEFIGFLMEHNVDMTNVKKYAIDDDVPPSTPQFKSKEGNVDSSDDSSNGNNNCNNQENVGHFGTNVEDSKPKDSKNLLGNKWTTGVGPRIGCVREYPPNLQVRALEQLNFSPRVNHGKFDLKVPIPSPRPSPKVHLSPRLAQMGLPSPRVNATPTN